The Rhodamnia argentea isolate NSW1041297 chromosome 7, ASM2092103v1, whole genome shotgun sequence genome contains the following window.
AACATTCATATGCAAATGGATTGTGGTTGGCTCTTTTGCCAAGCCAGAAATCCGCATTCTATCTAAAACCATACATGAGTTGATGTTCATGCCTTACTCTTGAACTAAAAACTAGACACTAAAGAGTTCCTTGACAACTAAAACTATTCCAGACTTTGAATCTCATTATTCACTTTAACAATGATGTCTCAAATCATAACTACCATCACTTGGTATATCAGATCAGCCTGTACAACAATTTCCCTACTGAGAAGAATCTAATTCAACTGATGTCAAAAATAACTCGTCATTCCTTGCATCTCAAAGCATCAGCACGCCCTATAAGATTAATGAGAAGAATGAAAGTAATAAGCAACAACAGCATCAAGAGAGCTGAAACATAATGGATTCAGATGTCATGGCATGGTATATAGCTTTTATGCCCTGGTGTCGCAAAACAACAATCCCGAAACACATGCCATGACATGGACGGGTGCTATAGATGTTAAGGATGAAAGTCAGGTATGGACTAATGGAGGCAGCATTGAGACTTCAAAAATATACAGCCACGAAATCAAGTTCGACAACTGCCATATAATTCTATGCTTTCACAGACGCCTTTTTTTTGCGGAGGAGATACACTTTACAGATCATTCCTAACCAATAAAGTATTTCTCTGCAGTATGGAGTACACGATCAAAGCAAAGAGTAAGCCATCAACAGAGAGAAATCTCACTTTAACTTGTGGTGGCAGGTAAAAAGACCCTGATGAGATCTTTCATGACGACTCTTTTCCTACATGTAGGGCACTTAGCCTGCGCAGTTATCGCAGCCCTAATGCAGGCTTTACAAAAAATATGACCACATTTTGTAGATGTCTCCTCAACTAATGGGCCCATGCAGATTGGACAACTGAATGTTGGCTCCTTTGGGGGCGGCGGCGATGGATTCACCACATTTTCTCTCTGCCATTCAACTTCCACAGGTCACAATAACTTCTATATTCACCTCTGTAACACGAAATATATGCACACAACTTCTACTGCAAAATAATTACATTAAGAACAAGTTGCAAGACATACGTCTGCAGGCATTAACACGAGCAGCTATGCACATGTCAACTATGAAGGAGAGCAATGTGAAAAAAATGCTAGTCACTGCGACCATCCAATCATAATATCCTTGCCAATTAATAAAAACACACAATTTGATCTTATACATCACACCAAAGATGAATGACTTCTATAGAACACAAAgcaattgagacaaaagtatgATTGAAGCATCGAGGCACAATAGCACAAGCACAAGCACGAGCAGTTCATGAAGGAATTGTGAGTTGAACTGCAGAATCTGGTATTGCAAGACTCATTTAAGTGAATGTCCCAACAGAAACACATTCCCATGACCAGTATTTACAATCGATAGCTGTATTTCCAATAGAACTCATGAGTAGCACAATTGCCTGGAGCAACTTGCAACAGAACTCCTCTAGCACAGACAATAAACATTCTTACAATATAATAAAACAAAGCTGTGCTGCGGAAATTCTGGTTCAGTGCATCCGATATAGATAAATACTCTGGGTACTTCAATTTTGATGTCTCCCTACCTGATTTCAAGGCTGAAAGTGGACCTACCAGTGGCTGTATATATACCGGATTTTCTCAAGAAAGATCAATGAAAGAAATCCCTAAGGACTATTGACCTATTAATCACTAATAAGGCAAATGCACTAATCACAGCAATACACGGGTGctgaagaaaatcaaaaacCTACTAGTATCAACATGTGACAGAGCATAGTACAGAAAATGGTGAAAGGAAGAGTCAAAATCAGTACCACATAATTATTACTGCTTTCCAAATTTATGTAGAGACCGCAGTTTACACTATCTTGATTTGCAGAAGATCTTCGGCGCTTAGGGTTATTGTGGGCAAACCTTGTGTTATGTTCACCTGCAACAatcaagaagagaagaagacagACCCATGAGTCTGACTAAATAGAGAAGATGCATGATTGATGCAACAGAGAACAGAGGAAGCATCACACTAGATCAAGAGGCCAGAGATGGTAATAACAAGTTTACCAGGGTGAAACGAAACAAACCGCAAACAGAGAAATGTGAtgtcaatttgaaaaattagatACGAATTTCCAACACTACCATAGTCAACTTTTATACAATGACTCATGTCATGGATCAAACCGTACAACGCTCCAACATCATTTAAATTGATGAGTCGTCGTTGAGGAATTATAGGGCACTCTGAGACTAAAACATAACCGCTGGTTTCATATTCAAACAACAAGAGACAAAGTATAATCATCCCAAGTCAAATACTCCAACATACTCCCTTTCCCAACACCCCAAGCAAATACTACAAAGACAGATGACCAAACCACTAGAGTCTAAAGTGCATAACTCCCATAAACCTCTTTTGACTGGTAATTAGAAGGTTGACATACTTTAGACAGCAAAGGAATAAAATTTAGCAACATTACAGCAAAAATCAGTGTCTGAGGCAGCATAAGCCCACCATTACTAatagaagaaagaggagaacgTGCCTAGACTACTTAAAGCATTCAAGCCAGCAAAAATATCAAATGTTCTTTTGATAACCCTTGAATGCATCAAAATCATATCGAAAGCAGATTATATGTTATAGTCTCAATAGGAGTTCCTTTCCAGTTTTCTTTACCCGGTGGAATTATCCAGCTGCAATTGCTTTTACAGCCTTTCCACGAACCTCCAAAGACCCTCATCCTattgaaaagtgaaaaacagATGCCAAAGGAAATAGAGGTACTTTTACTCAGCTTATTTCGGTTCAAAGTAAATTCTTTGACCATCCACCCTTCCATTGCCAGCCCTCCAACATTACCAAGCAACAtccctttcaaagaagcaacTCTGAAGCATGTAGAAGTGCATGCACATAttgcaagaaaaaaagagagagagagagagatcggatTCAAGGCGAAGAAAGATGCTGGAAATTCACTGTCAACCAACCGACAAGTTCACAGACAAGAAGTCTTGGGGGATCACAGATGAGAAAAATACATATGTACACCTGCACACTGGGATGCAGACAACTGCCACAGCAATGTGAAAAAGTTCAAGTACCTGACTCTACATCAACCACGACAGTCCTTGACTGATTCCTCCGGGATTTGTTTTTCGCCTATACAATGAAAACACAAGTCATATATAGCAGCTCCTCCTAAATGAATGCTAAACATAGCAACAGACAAAAGCATGTAACCAGAGTTATACTTCAGCAAATGCCCTGGGTGAACAAAAGGCAACATCATCATCAATGGCCTCAACATCAATTGTAGCATGCTGCAGGGGTTGTTGCCCCTGATTGCTATCCTCCACTTGCTGAGCCACAACTTGAGTTGAAGTACCTTCATGATCCCGGTTTTCAACAGGTGGCTCATTGTTAAGGTCTAAATTCAGTCCTGCTTTTCGACGCCGATATCCTCTTAGAGGAGGATTTTTGGTCATCTGAGTGCTCATGCTAATCTCCCAATTCGAGCTCTCAAAACCCAAGAAAAAATAGCTgtt
Protein-coding sequences here:
- the LOC115742524 gene encoding E3 ubiquitin-protein ligase RNF4 isoform X1, translating into MSTQMTKNPPLRGYRRRKAGLNLDLNNEPPVENRDHEGTSTQVVAQQVEDSNQGQQPLQHATIDVEAIDDDVAFCSPRAFAEAKNKSRRNQSRTVVVDVESAGEHNTRFAHNNPKRRRSSANQDSVNCGLYINLESSNNYVRENVVNPSPPPPKEPTFSCPICMGPLVEETSTKCGHIFCKACIRAAITAQAKCPTCRKRVVMKDLIRVFLPATTS
- the LOC115742524 gene encoding E3 ubiquitin-protein ligase RNF4 isoform X2; this translates as MSTQMTKNPPLRGYRRRKAGLNLDLNNEPPVENRDHEGTSTQVVAQQVEDSNQGQQPLQHATIDVEAIDDDVAFCSPRAFAEAKNKSRRNQSRTVVVDVESGEHNTRFAHNNPKRRRSSANQDSVNCGLYINLESSNNYVRENVVNPSPPPPKEPTFSCPICMGPLVEETSTKCGHIFCKACIRAAITAQAKCPTCRKRVVMKDLIRVFLPATTS